A stretch of Paracoccus seriniphilus DNA encodes these proteins:
- a CDS encoding FtsX-like permease family protein → MKRFLQALLGRLPIGWLQLIHSRPRFAAALAGVAFANVLVFVQLGIMNSMGTATLKPYGFFDADIMISAPDANSMTEGGNVARQWLLQALADPDVISGSGLFIGNVSWQRSDKTLSLTTYGLDPTLPEYFAPEIAAKIGILQLQGAALVDRFSRGLPQEVAAAIRPQTPLDFESSGETLTLYDTFAGGGGFGGDGYMILSDQTFLSLFPARSSSAPDHILLKTAPGTDPDVVAARLRELISDKTLRIRSYAAAGQEDLSYQQTKRPTGIIFGFGVVIGVLVGIVIVYQVLSTDVSDHMREYATFKAMGYDHMFFLGIILEEALILAVFGFVPGIIVATAILAGMAAATTLPLQMTLAMAVMVFVGTLLACALSGAVATRRLAAADPADLF, encoded by the coding sequence ATGAAACGCTTTCTGCAAGCGCTGTTGGGAAGACTGCCGATTGGCTGGTTGCAGCTGATCCACAGCCGCCCGCGCTTTGCCGCGGCGCTGGCCGGGGTGGCTTTCGCCAACGTTCTGGTCTTCGTTCAACTGGGGATCATGAACTCGATGGGGACGGCGACGCTGAAACCCTATGGCTTCTTTGACGCCGATATCATGATCTCGGCCCCGGACGCGAATTCCATGACCGAAGGCGGAAATGTCGCGCGGCAATGGCTGCTGCAGGCACTGGCCGATCCCGATGTGATCTCCGGATCAGGTCTTTTCATTGGCAATGTCTCCTGGCAGCGTTCGGACAAGACGCTCAGCCTGACGACCTATGGTCTTGACCCCACCTTGCCCGAATATTTTGCGCCAGAGATTGCCGCGAAGATCGGCATCCTGCAGCTTCAGGGCGCTGCGCTGGTCGACCGCTTCAGCCGCGGCCTGCCGCAAGAGGTCGCGGCCGCGATCCGCCCTCAAACCCCGCTGGATTTCGAAAGCTCGGGCGAGACGCTGACGCTCTATGACACGTTTGCCGGGGGCGGGGGCTTTGGCGGGGACGGCTATATGATCCTCTCTGACCAGACATTTCTGTCGCTCTTCCCGGCGCGCAGTTCTTCGGCACCCGACCACATCCTGCTCAAGACTGCGCCGGGGACGGATCCCGATGTGGTTGCCGCACGTTTGCGCGAGTTGATTTCCGACAAGACATTGCGCATCCGCAGCTATGCCGCCGCAGGGCAAGAGGATCTGTCCTACCAACAGACCAAACGCCCCACCGGCATCATCTTCGGTTTTGGCGTGGTCATCGGCGTTCTGGTGGGCATCGTGATCGTCTATCAGGTGCTGTCGACCGATGTATCCGATCACATGCGCGAATATGCGACCTTCAAGGCGATGGGCTATGATCACATGTTCTTTCTGGGGATCATTCTGGAAGAGGCGCTGATCCTTGCGGTGTTCGGCTTTGTACCCGGCATCATTGTCGCGACGGCGATCCTTGCCGGAATGGCGGCGGCGACGACCTTGCCGCTGCAGATGACGCTTGCCATGGCAGTGATGGTCTTTGTCGGCACGCTGCTGGCCTGTGCCCTGTCGGGGGCGGTGGCGACGCGGCGTCTTGCGGCGGCCGATCCGGCGGATCTGTTCTGA
- a CDS encoding ATP-binding cassette domain-containing protein, which yields MDDPIVARGLNHWFGSGEARKQALFDIDLTVARGSLTVLMGPSGSGKTTLLTLLGCLRDVQEGSVRLLGNELHGATNATLIALRRRLGFIFQAHNLHESLTARQNVIMGLEVHGKIPAALAEQAASHVLKLVGLGDRLDYLPANLSGGQKQRVAIARALVGNPDVIFADEPTAALDKETGANVVALIKRLGRERGTTTLMVTHDNRILDQADRIVTIEDGRIVSDRNKGAGTDAG from the coding sequence ATGGATGATCCCATCGTTGCACGGGGACTGAACCATTGGTTCGGAAGCGGAGAGGCCCGCAAACAGGCGTTGTTCGATATCGATCTGACGGTCGCGCGGGGCAGCCTCACGGTTCTGATGGGGCCTTCCGGCTCGGGCAAGACAACGCTTCTGACCCTGTTGGGCTGTCTGCGCGACGTGCAGGAGGGTTCGGTTCGTCTGTTGGGGAATGAATTGCATGGCGCCACGAATGCGACGCTGATCGCCCTGCGACGCAGGCTAGGTTTCATCTTTCAGGCGCATAATCTGCATGAAAGCCTGACCGCGCGGCAGAATGTGATCATGGGGCTGGAGGTGCATGGCAAGATTCCCGCCGCGCTGGCCGAACAGGCCGCAAGCCATGTGTTGAAACTTGTCGGGCTGGGCGATCGTCTGGACTACCTGCCTGCGAATCTGTCAGGCGGGCAGAAACAACGTGTTGCGATTGCGCGGGCATTGGTTGGCAACCCGGATGTGATATTCGCCGATGAGCCGACCGCAGCGCTGGACAAGGAAACCGGCGCAAACGTGGTGGCCCTGATAAAGAGGCTGGGCCGCGAGCGCGGGACGACGACGCTGATGGTGACCCATGACAACCGCATTCTGGATCAGGCAGATCGTATCGTCACGATTGAGGATGGAAGGATCGTCAGCGACAGGAACAAGGGCGCGGGAACCGACGCGGGTTAG
- a CDS encoding ABC transporter ATP-binding protein: MGQLKLTGVTKRFGTADVIRPTDLTINEGEFAVFVGPSGCGKSTMLRMIAGLEEVTSGTIEIDGQVVNDLAPVKRGISMVFQSYALYPHMTVFENIAFPLRVARMSQARVEELVHKAADVLQLRDRLDHRPGALSGGQRQRVAIGRAIVREPQIFLFDEPLSNLDAALRAEMRVELSRLHGKLKNTMIYVTHDQVEAMTMADKIVVLRAGRIEQVGSPLELFHKPRNQFVAGFIGNPNMNFLPVTCVACGPEGVAVTLPASERTMTVPVPPGSIRAGDALVLGLRPDDMALGQGPAQISFIPEVIERLGNQSVIYGATPDGTSLCMVADGAANIRSGQTVAVSFEPSKVHLFDQEGNALERQVDLEVLAALS, translated from the coding sequence ATGGGACAACTCAAGCTGACCGGCGTGACCAAGCGCTTTGGCACGGCAGATGTCATCAGGCCGACGGACCTGACGATCAATGAAGGCGAATTCGCGGTCTTTGTCGGCCCGTCGGGATGTGGCAAAAGCACGATGCTGCGCATGATCGCGGGGCTTGAAGAAGTGACCTCGGGAACGATCGAGATCGACGGCCAGGTCGTGAATGATCTGGCCCCGGTCAAAAGGGGCATCTCGATGGTGTTCCAGTCCTATGCGCTCTATCCGCATATGACCGTCTTCGAGAATATCGCCTTTCCCCTGCGCGTCGCCCGCATGTCCCAGGCCCGGGTCGAAGAACTGGTGCACAAGGCGGCGGACGTCCTGCAGTTGCGCGACCGGCTGGACCACCGTCCCGGTGCACTGTCCGGCGGGCAACGTCAGCGCGTGGCCATCGGACGCGCCATCGTGCGCGAGCCACAAATCTTCCTGTTTGACGAACCCCTGTCCAATCTGGATGCCGCGCTGCGTGCCGAAATGCGGGTCGAACTGTCGCGTCTGCATGGCAAACTGAAAAACACGATGATCTATGTCACCCATGATCAGGTCGAGGCGATGACCATGGCCGACAAGATCGTGGTGCTTCGCGCCGGTCGCATCGAACAGGTCGGATCGCCGCTGGAACTGTTCCACAAACCGCGCAACCAGTTCGTCGCCGGGTTCATCGGAAATCCCAACATGAACTTCCTGCCCGTGACCTGCGTGGCATGCGGTCCCGAAGGCGTTGCGGTGACATTGCCCGCCAGCGAACGAACCATGACCGTTCCGGTGCCGCCGGGATCCATACGGGCTGGCGATGCGCTGGTTCTGGGGCTGCGGCCCGACGACATGGCGCTTGGTCAGGGCCCGGCGCAGATATCCTTCATTCCCGAAGTCATTGAACGGCTGGGCAATCAATCGGTGATCTATGGCGCCACGCCGGATGGCACGTCGCTCTGCATGGTCGCGGATGGTGCCGCCAATATCCGTTCGGGTCAGACGGTAGCTGTCTCCTTCGAGCCATCGAAGGTGCATCTGTTCGATCAAGAAGGTAACGCATTGGAGCGTCAGGTCGATCTCGAGGTGCTTGCCGCGCTGAGTTGA
- a CDS encoding ABC transporter substrate-binding protein → MKTRTILLAGAAMACMAQGAAAQEDLHFINCGSNDAAEAAVQAKHVAAWEAENPEFKVNMEYVPWGQCQEKAITLASAGSPAALAYLGSRVLPQLADAGLIEPVELSEEEAASYEPSVLGTISFNGQYWGVPRAFSTRALFYNKDLFEQAGLDMPDGPQTWDDVMTAAKAITEKTDARGLGIAAASFDNTMHQFLSWLYANGGEVINSDGEVVFNSPETIETLQFYADMVPYAQEGPVAYDRGKLEPLFAEGKIAMMQQSFGFRARTGDANYGVTWVPTGPSGEGHSTLLITDSLAVFSGSGVEEAAMSLAKYLTATERQAEFDDVGGWTPVRDTELTRALPEKDPNWSYFLGSVAEGGPEPQVVDYNALQDVMNESIQGVILGELTPQEAAEEVADELNDLID, encoded by the coding sequence ATGAAAACCAGAACAATCCTTCTTGCCGGCGCGGCCATGGCCTGCATGGCACAGGGCGCAGCGGCACAGGAAGACCTGCATTTCATCAACTGCGGCAGCAATGATGCCGCCGAAGCGGCCGTGCAGGCAAAACATGTCGCGGCCTGGGAAGCGGAAAATCCCGAATTCAAGGTCAACATGGAATATGTCCCCTGGGGACAATGCCAGGAGAAGGCGATCACGCTGGCCTCGGCCGGATCGCCGGCAGCTCTGGCCTATCTGGGTAGCCGTGTCCTGCCGCAACTGGCGGATGCCGGGCTGATCGAACCGGTCGAGTTGAGCGAGGAAGAGGCCGCCAGCTATGAACCCTCGGTTCTTGGCACGATCAGCTTCAATGGCCAGTACTGGGGCGTGCCGCGGGCCTTTTCGACCCGGGCGCTGTTCTACAACAAGGATCTGTTCGAACAGGCCGGGCTGGATATGCCCGACGGGCCACAGACCTGGGATGACGTGATGACCGCCGCCAAGGCCATCACCGAAAAGACCGATGCACGCGGTCTGGGCATTGCCGCCGCCTCCTTCGACAATACCATGCACCAGTTCCTCAGCTGGCTGTACGCCAATGGCGGCGAGGTCATCAATTCCGATGGCGAGGTGGTGTTCAACAGCCCCGAGACCATCGAGACGCTGCAATTTTACGCCGATATGGTCCCCTATGCGCAGGAAGGCCCGGTCGCCTATGACCGTGGCAAGCTGGAACCGCTTTTCGCCGAGGGCAAGATCGCGATGATGCAGCAGAGCTTTGGCTTTCGTGCGCGCACAGGCGATGCGAATTACGGCGTGACCTGGGTGCCCACCGGTCCCAGCGGCGAGGGCCATTCGACCTTGCTGATCACTGACAGCCTTGCGGTTTTCTCCGGCTCGGGCGTGGAAGAGGCCGCGATGTCTCTGGCCAAATACCTGACCGCTACCGAGCGGCAGGCCGAATTTGACGATGTCGGTGGCTGGACGCCGGTGCGCGACACCGAACTGACGCGCGCCTTGCCAGAAAAAGACCCGAACTGGTCCTATTTCCTTGGCTCGGTTGCAGAAGGTGGTCCGGAGCCCCAGGTCGTCGACTACAACGCGCTGCAGGATGTCATGAATGAGAGCATTCAAGGTGTCATTCTGGGCGAACTGACCCCGCAGGAAGCCGCCGAGGAAGTGGCGGACGAACTGAACGATCTGATCGACTGA
- a CDS encoding carbohydrate ABC transporter permease — translation MIDKYKWWEKLGLYAGILVFLIFILAPFAEAIMVSLRPLDAVFRAPYRFYTPDMTFDAYIEMWSSVPKLPRYIFNSFFMSCAVTLLALLCIIPAAYSVSRFEYRFRDGILTTFLAINMIGAAVLIVPLYKLMLTLGLLNTYWSMIIPGAAFSVPTGIFLMRSYFLRIPRELEEAAIVDGAGRLYTLWRVILPVAAPGIVVVSITVFITAYAQQFLFALTFNSIDDYHPLAMGLYQFFGREQVVYNQLMAASLVGILPVLLLYIFLQRYIVAGLTAGAVKE, via the coding sequence ATGATCGACAAATACAAATGGTGGGAAAAGCTGGGGCTTTACGCAGGAATCCTGGTCTTCCTGATCTTCATTCTTGCCCCCTTCGCCGAGGCCATCATGGTTTCGCTGCGTCCACTGGATGCCGTGTTCCGCGCGCCCTACCGATTCTATACGCCGGATATGACCTTTGATGCCTATATCGAGATGTGGAGCAGCGTGCCGAAATTGCCGCGCTATATCTTCAACTCGTTCTTCATGTCATGTGCGGTGACGCTGCTGGCGCTGCTGTGCATCATTCCGGCGGCCTATTCGGTGTCACGTTTCGAATATCGATTCCGTGATGGCATCCTGACCACATTCCTGGCGATCAACATGATCGGGGCAGCCGTGCTGATCGTGCCGCTTTACAAGCTGATGCTGACATTGGGACTGCTGAACACCTATTGGTCGATGATCATTCCCGGCGCGGCCTTTTCAGTGCCCACCGGCATCTTCCTGATGCGCAGCTACTTCCTGCGTATTCCCAGGGAACTGGAAGAGGCCGCCATCGTCGATGGTGCAGGGCGGCTGTATACCCTGTGGCGGGTGATCCTGCCGGTCGCCGCACCGGGCATCGTGGTGGTGTCGATCACGGTCTTCATCACCGCCTATGCGCAACAATTCCTGTTCGCGCTGACCTTCAATTCGATTGATGATTACCACCCGCTGGCCATGGGACTCTACCAGTTCTTTGGACGTGAGCAGGTGGTCTACAATCAGTTGATGGCTGCCAGCCTTGTGGGCATCCTGCCGGTGCTGCTGCTGTATATCTTTTTGCAACGATACATCGTCGCAGGCCTGACGGCCGGTGCGGTCAAGGAATAA
- a CDS encoding carbohydrate ABC transporter permease, whose translation MTRRFDFFPYLLLLPALLLTLTIVAWPLFETFRLSLTNASLRPGEEYIGLKNYVEIFEDDFFEVIRRTFAWMLVGVALKLIVGTIGAVLLNAALPGRNLFRILIMPPWIVPIAIGVFMWSWMYNGQFGMISGVAQKIGLLSGPFEFLAHKNSAFLATIVTDVWVGTPLVALYLLAAMQSIPRELHEAAWVDGASRFYRFRRITLPLLAPSIFTMGLLSAIWTFNSFDIIWILTEGGPRGATTTMIIDTYKTAISRFRFGEGSARAVMILLCLTAFSAVNLMLMARAGRKAGGK comes from the coding sequence ATGACCCGGCGTTTCGACTTCTTTCCCTATCTTCTGCTGCTGCCGGCGCTGCTGCTGACCCTGACCATCGTGGCATGGCCGTTGTTCGAGACATTTCGACTGTCGCTGACCAATGCCTCGCTGCGTCCGGGCGAGGAATATATCGGCCTCAAGAATTATGTCGAAATCTTCGAGGATGATTTCTTCGAGGTCATCCGGCGCACCTTTGCATGGATGCTTGTCGGGGTCGCGCTGAAGCTGATCGTGGGCACGATCGGCGCGGTGCTGCTGAATGCCGCGCTGCCGGGGCGCAATCTGTTCCGGATCCTGATCATGCCGCCCTGGATCGTGCCGATCGCGATCGGGGTGTTCATGTGGTCATGGATGTATAACGGCCAGTTCGGGATGATCTCGGGCGTGGCCCAGAAGATCGGCCTGCTTTCGGGTCCCTTCGAGTTTCTTGCCCACAAGAATTCGGCCTTCCTTGCGACAATCGTGACAGATGTCTGGGTCGGCACGCCGCTGGTGGCCCTGTATCTTCTGGCAGCAATGCAATCGATCCCGCGTGAGCTGCATGAAGCCGCCTGGGTCGACGGGGCCAGCCGGTTCTACCGCTTTCGCCGGATCACCCTGCCGCTTCTGGCACCCTCGATCTTTACCATGGGGCTGCTCTCGGCCATCTGGACCTTCAACTCGTTCGATATCATCTGGATCCTGACCGAAGGCGGGCCGCGCGGCGCGACCACCACCATGATCATCGACACCTACAAGACCGCGATCAGCCGGTTCCGCTTTGGCGAGGGGTCAGCGCGCGCGGTGATGATCCTGCTGTGTCTCACGGCGTTTTCGGCCGTGAACCTGATGCTGATGGCCCGCGCTGGCCGCAAAGCCGGAGGCAAGTGA
- a CDS encoding Gfo/Idh/MocA family protein, giving the protein MKVGIIGLGARIAALLPEFAGADPDLQFSAVADPSDARMSAFPGAMPARYEDASRMLAAGPFDMLMIGSPNHLHLDHLRLALQSDTPYIFVEKPLVISVEQSLELARLIAEHDGMRRLMVGLVLRYSPLYRALQQAQADGHLGEIMSIEASEHIAPYHGSFFMRDWRRDRALSGGFMLEKCCHDIDLYQGVVGARPSHVASFGGRKKYLPRHRPAGNPDYLTRMSPRWGGTDDAFSGQGDIVDYQTALVQYENGATMAFHTNLNVPDEFRRFAVIGRDGMAEGDFIRNNFRVTLSDSGKTICDLASVTDAETSSQGHYGADRAMVRDVVAYMRHELARLPLSCLDALEAGLTAMAMDQAMAETRVVDLSPIWAQLDEALAARVPA; this is encoded by the coding sequence ATGAAGGTAGGGATTATCGGGCTGGGGGCGCGGATCGCGGCATTGCTGCCCGAATTTGCAGGCGCTGATCCGGATCTGCAATTTTCCGCGGTTGCCGATCCCTCGGATGCACGCATGTCGGCCTTTCCCGGCGCGATGCCCGCCCGATATGAGGATGCGTCCCGAATGCTGGCGGCAGGACCGTTCGACATGCTGATGATCGGATCGCCCAATCACCTGCATCTGGATCATCTGCGCCTCGCGCTGCAATCCGACACACCCTACATTTTTGTCGAGAAGCCGCTGGTCATCTCGGTCGAGCAATCGCTGGAACTGGCGCGGCTGATTGCCGAGCATGACGGAATGCGCCGCTTGATGGTGGGACTGGTGCTGCGCTATTCGCCGCTGTACCGCGCCTTGCAGCAGGCGCAGGCGGATGGTCATCTGGGCGAGATCATGTCGATCGAGGCCTCGGAGCATATCGCGCCCTATCACGGCAGTTTCTTCATGCGCGACTGGCGGCGCGACCGGGCACTGTCAGGCGGCTTCATGCTGGAAAAATGCTGCCACGACATCGATCTTTATCAAGGTGTGGTCGGCGCCCGTCCCAGCCATGTGGCCAGCTTCGGCGGACGCAAGAAATACCTGCCTCGGCATCGCCCCGCCGGCAACCCAGACTATCTGACGCGAATGAGCCCGCGCTGGGGTGGCACGGATGACGCCTTTTCCGGGCAGGGCGATATCGTCGACTACCAGACCGCGCTTGTGCAATATGAAAATGGCGCAACCATGGCCTTTCACACCAATCTGAACGTGCCGGACGAGTTCCGCCGCTTTGCCGTGATCGGGCGCGACGGCATGGCCGAGGGTGACTTCATCCGCAACAACTTTCGCGTGACCCTGTCGGACAGTGGCAAGACCATATGCGATCTTGCGTCTGTCACCGATGCCGAGACATCGAGCCAGGGGCATTACGGTGCCGATCGGGCGATGGTGCGCGATGTGGTGGCCTATATGCGGCACGAGCTTGCCCGCCTGCCGCTGAGCTGCCTGGATGCGCTGGAAGCCGGATTAACCGCCATGGCCATGGATCAGGCGATGGCCGAAACCCGCGTGGTCGATCTGTCACCGATCTGGGCGCAACTGGACGAGGCGCTGGCCGCAAGGGTGCCGGCATGA
- a CDS encoding copper homeostasis protein CutC — protein MRHSQQLEICVDSADGLSLAVAGGADRIELCSALALGGLTPSMGLMRQAALAQVPCHAMIRPAAGDFVLREGGMEAMLGDILAANDAGLAGIVIGVMSPDRKLDAAALSELIAAAGNMQVTLHRAFDLCRDQFAALDLAIELGVARVLTSGGAPSAPEGVSRIAALCNHAAGRIEVMAGGGIGAESAGQLLGAGVDALHASCSIADAEQQDCRGIGIETRRITSPDRIRELKKTMADWSAAR, from the coding sequence ATGCGTCACTCTCAGCAGCTTGAAATATGCGTCGACAGTGCCGACGGGCTATCCCTTGCGGTTGCCGGGGGTGCGGATCGGATCGAACTCTGCTCGGCGCTGGCGCTGGGGGGGCTGACTCCCTCCATGGGGCTGATGCGGCAGGCGGCACTTGCCCAGGTTCCCTGTCATGCGATGATCCGGCCCGCAGCCGGGGACTTTGTCCTGCGCGAGGGCGGGATGGAGGCGATGCTGGGCGATATTCTGGCGGCCAACGATGCGGGGCTGGCCGGGATCGTCATTGGCGTCATGTCGCCAGATCGCAAGCTGGATGCCGCGGCGCTGTCCGAACTGATCGCCGCAGCCGGGAACATGCAGGTTACCCTTCATCGCGCCTTCGACCTGTGCCGCGATCAATTTGCAGCCCTTGATCTTGCCATCGAGCTGGGCGTGGCGCGGGTTCTGACATCGGGGGGTGCCCCATCGGCCCCGGAAGGTGTCTCGCGCATCGCGGCGCTGTGCAATCACGCTGCGGGGCGCATCGAGGTCATGGCTGGTGGCGGGATTGGCGCAGAATCCGCCGGGCAGTTGCTGGGGGCAGGGGTCGATGCGCTGCATGCCTCTTGCAGCATCGCGGATGCGGAACAACAGGATTGTCGTGGCATCGGCATCGAGACGCGCCGCATCACATCCCCCGACAGGATCAGGGAACTGAAGAAAACCATGGCAGATTGGAGCGCGGCGAGATGA
- a CDS encoding transcriptional regulator, whose product MPSSTPPADLVAAISERRATLSPKLAGIAAYALQNPEAFIRKTSREICAELQTSEPTLIRFCQVFGYAGLSDFRIDLALGLAGSRQGFVEPLAGDRRLANAEAKQAIARRAAQLVRDDRSLLVDNGSTAEIFAAALRDAPAMTIMTTGIWVAQNALAHGQHTVMLTGGRIRSNAMSMTGRMVETSIGQMHFDTFVMGAASIDADHGLSTFQEDEAHNTRFMLGAARRVIVLADSTKFHKPSLHRICGMSRVDILVTDLPADDPRYSALEAQGTTIITTRTSDDFNADTARDRDLGRDSRPA is encoded by the coding sequence ATGCCTTCCAGCACCCCACCAGCAGACCTGGTCGCCGCCATTTCCGAACGGCGTGCCACCCTCAGCCCCAAACTGGCAGGGATTGCCGCCTATGCATTGCAGAATCCCGAAGCCTTCATTCGCAAGACCAGCCGGGAAATCTGTGCCGAACTGCAGACCTCAGAGCCGACTCTGATCCGCTTTTGCCAGGTCTTCGGCTATGCGGGCCTGTCGGATTTTCGCATCGACCTTGCGCTGGGGCTGGCGGGCAGCCGGCAGGGATTTGTCGAACCTCTGGCCGGTGACCGAAGGCTGGCCAATGCCGAGGCCAAACAGGCCATTGCCCGACGCGCGGCGCAGCTTGTCAGGGATGACCGCAGCCTGCTGGTCGACAATGGTTCTACCGCCGAGATATTTGCCGCCGCGTTGCGCGACGCACCGGCGATGACGATCATGACGACGGGGATCTGGGTGGCCCAGAATGCCCTGGCCCATGGCCAGCACACGGTGATGCTGACGGGGGGGCGGATTCGCAGCAATGCCATGTCGATGACCGGGCGCATGGTCGAAACCAGCATCGGCCAGATGCATTTCGACACTTTCGTCATGGGCGCCGCCTCGATCGATGCGGATCACGGGTTGTCCACCTTTCAGGAGGATGAGGCCCATAACACCCGCTTCATGCTGGGGGCGGCCCGCCGGGTCATCGTTCTGGCCGACAGCACCAAGTTTCACAAACCAAGCCTGCACCGCATCTGCGGGATGTCCCGGGTCGATATTCTTGTGACCGACCTGCCTGCGGATGATCCGCGATATTCCGCGCTTGAGGCTCAGGGAACCACGATCATAACCACCAGGACATCAGATGACTTCAACGCCGACACTGCCCGAGACCGCGACCTGGGCCGAGATTCACGCCCAGCCTGA
- a CDS encoding SIS domain-containing protein, with protein MTSTPTLPETATWAEIHAQPDIWAAWADSLATQSREIRDWIAARGIDTVWLVGAGTSAFIGGIIAAGRSDLRFEDRASTDIVSCPQDCLTASGRILVVQFGRSGSSSESIGVMELLDKHRPDIDRLHITCNPDGALATRPAPGPGQMRVLTLPEATHDRGFAMTSSFTTMLLSALACLTDFDPALLPRLAEEARGLIGSLAGDTCAPRPERAVFLGSGALRSMARESALKVLELTAGRTVTQWDSPLGYRHGPKAAVNGQTEVYVSLHPDPQTARYDLDVAEEIRSQFPHVRVTTIGRGGDIAVTGTGDARVDAVLHVLPAQIRAAQWSAELGLPVDDPFQGRNLSRVVSGVTLYDWQQ; from the coding sequence ATGACTTCAACGCCGACACTGCCCGAGACCGCGACCTGGGCCGAGATTCACGCCCAGCCTGACATCTGGGCGGCATGGGCTGACAGCCTTGCGACACAAAGCCGCGAGATCCGCGACTGGATTGCCGCGCGCGGCATCGACACGGTCTGGCTGGTCGGTGCGGGAACCTCGGCCTTCATCGGCGGGATCATTGCCGCGGGCCGATCCGATCTGCGCTTTGAAGATCGCGCCAGCACCGATATCGTATCCTGCCCGCAGGATTGCCTGACCGCCTCGGGCCGGATTCTGGTGGTCCAGTTCGGACGTTCGGGCAGCAGCTCGGAATCGATCGGTGTGATGGAGTTGCTGGACAAGCATCGGCCCGATATCGATCGTCTGCACATCACCTGCAATCCCGATGGCGCGCTGGCGACGCGCCCGGCCCCCGGCCCCGGGCAGATGCGGGTTCTGACCCTGCCCGAAGCCACGCATGATCGCGGCTTTGCCATGACATCCAGCTTCACGACGATGTTGCTCTCGGCGCTGGCATGTCTGACCGATTTCGACCCCGCACTGCTTCCACGGCTTGCCGAAGAGGCGCGCGGCCTGATCGGATCTTTGGCTGGGGATACATGTGCCCCGCGCCCGGAACGGGCGGTATTCCTTGGTTCGGGTGCGCTGCGCTCGATGGCGCGGGAAAGCGCGCTCAAGGTTCTGGAGCTGACCGCAGGACGGACAGTGACGCAATGGGACAGCCCGCTTGGCTATCGCCACGGACCCAAGGCGGCAGTCAACGGCCAGACCGAGGTCTATGTCAGCCTGCACCCCGATCCCCAGACGGCGCGCTATGATCTGGATGTCGCCGAGGAAATCCGCAGCCAGTTTCCGCATGTTCGCGTCACGACCATCGGACGTGGTGGTGATATCGCGGTGACCGGAACCGGGGATGCGCGGGTGGATGCGGTCCTGCATGTGCTGCCGGCCCAGATCCGCGCGGCGCAATGGTCAGCGGAACTGGGGCTGCCGGTCGATGATCCCTTCCAGGGCCGCAATCTCAGCCGGGTGGTCTCTGGCGTCACATTGTATGACTGGCAACAATGA
- a CDS encoding ROK family protein, which produces MICGGIDLGGTKIEARLFDGPGAETVDLRRIPTPLGSYEEMLVGLESQIAWLCERAGQPELPIGIAAPGIIDPDSGIMFTANLPASGHSIRHSLIRRIGRDCPVVNDCMAFALSEARGGAGAGATSVMGLILGTGVGGGYCVDGAFPHRHGGLAIEIGHIALPASALARHQLPLWRCGCGRMGCMETAVSGTGLSNIARHVLGERLDGPELVARDAQQVFDIWADIAGECLLTIQLMLDPDCIVLGGGLSNLPDVVPRLEQGLARHALANTRRPKLVCAQHGDSSGTRGAALLAMNQ; this is translated from the coding sequence ATGATCTGTGGTGGCATAGACCTTGGCGGCACCAAGATAGAGGCCCGGCTCTTTGACGGGCCCGGTGCCGAAACGGTGGATCTGCGCCGCATCCCGACGCCCCTTGGCAGCTATGAGGAGATGCTGGTGGGGCTGGAATCCCAGATCGCATGGCTATGTGAGCGCGCCGGCCAGCCCGAACTGCCGATCGGCATTGCGGCACCCGGCATCATCGACCCCGACAGCGGGATCATGTTTACGGCCAATCTGCCGGCATCCGGCCATTCCATTCGCCACAGCCTGATCCGACGCATCGGCCGCGACTGCCCGGTGGTCAATGATTGCATGGCCTTCGCCCTGTCCGAGGCACGCGGCGGTGCCGGTGCGGGCGCGACCAGCGTCATGGGGCTGATTCTGGGCACCGGGGTTGGCGGCGGCTATTGCGTTGACGGGGCCTTTCCCCATCGCCATGGCGGGCTGGCCATCGAGATCGGACATATCGCCCTGCCCGCTTCGGCTCTGGCGCGTCACCAACTGCCGCTGTGGCGCTGCGGCTGCGGTCGCATGGGCTGCATGGAGACCGCCGTGTCGGGCACCGGGCTGAGCAATATCGCCCGACATGTGCTGGGCGAACGCCTCGACGGCCCGGAACTGGTGGCCCGTGATGCGCAACAGGTCTTTGACATCTGGGCCGATATTGCCGGGGAATGCCTGCTGACAATTCAATTGATGCTGGACCCCGACTGCATCGTGCTGGGTGGCGGCCTGTCCAATCTGCCCGATGTCGTCCCGCGTCTGGAACAGGGTCTTGCGCGTCATGCGCTGGCCAATACCCGAAGACCAAAGCTCGTCTGCGCGCAACATGGCGACAGCTCGGGCACAAGAGGAGCCGCCTTGCTGGCGATGAACCAATGA